The following nucleotide sequence is from Pseudomonas sp. RC10.
AGGCTCGTCGCGCCCGCCACCAGCGCCGCGTTGCGTTTCCAGACGGCGTACACCACGTCTTTCGATTGGGCCACGATGACGATCAGCGGCAAGTCGCCCACGCGTGAGAACGTGTACAGCCGAGTTGTTCCGTCCAGGTCTGATACGGCCGTGAAGCTTCCGCTGTTTGTCTTGAGGATTCGCTGAAAGTTGGGAAGCCCGCTGAAGTCCCGGCCAATTGCGTATTTGTCGGGTTGCTCGGCTTGTCGGGCCAGCAATATGCCGTCTGCGCTGATCAAATTGACGGTGCTTCCTTTGCCGATGTCCAGCCCACGAAACAGTTGGTTGAAGTACGTCAACCGCATCGATGCACTGGCGATGCCGATGAATCGGCCATCGGGCGAGGGGAGGCGGCGGCTGAAACTGATGCACCAGTCCTTGAAGCCCCAGCGTGCCTTGAACGGGCCGCCCACGCGCATGGTCGTCGAAGCGCTCTCGCGGTGCTGTTGAAAAACGGGGCGGTCAGAAAAATTGTCTTCTCGGGGGATGACGGACAGCGAGTCCGCCACGATGTCACCGGTTTCGTCCAGAATCACCAGATCGCCTTTATACGGCGCTGCGGTCGAGCGATCAAAGATGACCAGCTGACGAAGTTGAGGCGCTAGCGCAATGACTTCAGGGTCTTGCCAGGTTGCAATCATGCCTTGCAGCGACGTGTCGTACAGCTCGGCATTACGCTGCACGTCCGCGTCGATCAGCTGCACCACGTTATTGGCCGACTGCACGGCGCTCTCGGTGGCGCTTCCGTGCTCGCGAATCAACAACGAGGCCACGATCATCAAAATCGCCACCACCGCCAGTACACTGCCGGACATCAGCATTTTTTCCGGGCGAGACCAGGCTCTGTGCACCGAGGCGGGGGTGAATGTCATCGATCAGCTCTGTCAGCAATTCAGCTATTGATGCCCGTTGACGCAGGCGTTAGCAGTCTGTCCAAGCCGGTCCATGCTTGAAGGTGAATGGGTCGGTACGTGGTGCTTCAAAGCGTTGGATTAAAGATGCTTCGGGGGGATTGATCAAGTCCGGCGAGGATTGAAAAGTCCGGAAGTGATTGCCAGCAGTGTTCAGGCGCGAAACGAAGGGGTAATGCTCGATCCTGAGAAGCCCGGCTTACCGTCGGGCTGTGTTTCAGGAATAACGGATCTGGCGAAGGTCGGCCAACCTTCATTCCCCTTCATCAAACTTGTTGTTGATCAGTTCGATCAAACCTTCCAGTGCGGCGTGTTCGTCGTCGCCTTCTGTCAGCAGGTGTATTTCGGTGCCTTTCCCTGCAGCCAGCATCATGACGGCCATGATGCTTTTACCATCGACCATGCTGTCCGGAGTGCGGCCCACGCGGATCTGGCAGGGGTACTTGCCGGCAACGCCGACGAATTTGGCGGCAGCGCGGGCATGCAGGCCCAGCTTGTTGATGATGGTGATTTGGTGAGCGGGCATCGCGTTGGGGGTCCTTAGCTTAGGTCGCGGTGGCGAACCTGAACATTCTTGAGCGATTGTTGCAGGACCTGACCCAAGCGTTCGGTCAGGTAGACGGAGCGGTGGTGTCCGCCGGTGCAGCCAATGGCAATGGTAACGTAGGCGCGGTTGCTGGCAGCGAAGCGCGGCAGCCACTTGGTCAGGTATGACGAGATGTCCTGGAACATCTCTTCGACATCGGGTTGCGCGGCCAGATAGTCCGCCACCGGCTGGTCGAGTCCCGATTGCTCACGCAGTTCGGGTTTCCAGTAGGGGTTGGGCAGGCAGCGCACGTCGAACACCAGATCCGCGTCCACGGGCATGCCGCGTTTGAAGCCAAAGGATTCAATGAGGAAAGCGGTGCCGGGTTCGGGTTTGTTCAGCAGACGCAGCTTCAACGTGTCGCGCAGCTGATAAAGGTTCAGGTGGGTCGTATCGATGGTCAGATCGGCCAGGTCGATGATCGGCCCCAGTAAGGTTTTTTCATCTCGAATCGCTTCGGCCAGCGAGCGCGTGGCATTGCTCAGCGGATGGCGGCGGCGCGTTTCAGAGAAGCGCTTGAGCAGTGTGGACTCTTCAGCGTCGAGGAACAGCACGTCGCACTGAATGTGGCGAGCGCGGACCTCTTCGAGCATTCGCGGAAAACGGGTCAGGTGGCTGGGCACGTTCCGGGCGTCGATAGAGACCGCTAACAACGGCTCAGCGAGTTCGGTATTGATCAGTGCGCGCTCGGCAAGCTCGGGGAGCAGGCCTGCCGGCAGGTTATCGACGCAGTAGAAACCGCTGTCTTCGAGAACATCGAGGGCCGTGCTCTTGCCGGAGCCGGAGCGACCGCTGACGATGATCATGCGCATGATCAGTGACCGTTCTGGACGTTGAGCACGACGTTGTAAAGCTCTTCGCTGCTCTTGGCACCACGCAGGCTGGCGCGCACGTCAGCGCGGTCAAGCATGCTGGCGATCTGACGCAGCAGTTCGAGGTGGGCGTCGGTGGCCGCTTCCGGGACGAGCAGCACGAACAGCAGATCCACAGGCGCGCCGTCGATGGCGTCGAAGTCCACCGGGCGTTCCAGGTGCAGCACCGCGCTCACAGGCGCCGTGCAGCCTTTCAGGCGGCAATGGGGGATCGCGATGCCGTTACCAAACCCGGTGGAGCCGAGTTTTTCACGGGCGATAAGGCTTTCGTAGACGGTTTGCCAGTCGAATTCGGGCACTTGTTGCCCGATCAGTTTGGCAATCTCTTCGAGAACGGCTTTTTTACTGCCGCCTGGCACGTTCACGAGGGAACGGCCAGGGGTCAGGATATTTTCAAGTCGGATCATGGATGGGGAGTGTCAGCGAGCTGCCGCACCTTTGAGGATGCTTTGCTGCTTTTCCTTATGCTTGAGCAATTGTCTGTCGAGCTTGTCAGTGAGCAGGTCGATCGCCGCGTACATGTCATCATGTTCGGCATTGGCAACGACCTCTCCACCGTGGATATGCAGGGTGGCCTCGATCTTCTGTTTGAGCTTCTCGACGGCCATCGTCACCTGCACGTTCGTAATCTTGTCAAAATGCCCTTCGAGCTTTTTCAGCTTCAGCTCGATGTATTCGCGCAGGGGCTTGGTCACTTCCAGTTGGTGTCCACTGATGTTGACTTGCATACAGCTTCTCCTTCGTTGCCAGTGCATTAAGAGGCAGGCTTGGTTGCCTGCCACTGGAACGCTGTGGCTTGTGACCTCTACATCAGTCGCTTGCGTTCGCTGGACGGCGCGATTCCTAAGGACTCGCGGTACTTGGCGACTGTGCGACGGGCCACTTGAATGCCTTGTGCCTCCAGTAAACCAGCGATCTTGCTGTCACTCAACGGCTTTTTCTGATTTTCCGCAGCAACCAGTTTTTTGATGATTGCGCGAATGGCAGTGGACGAGCATTCGCCGCCTTCGGAGGTGCTGACGTGGCTGGAAAAGAAATACTTCAGTTCGTAAATACCACGGGGTGTATGCATGAATTTCTGCGTGGTGACGCGTGAAATCGTCGATTCGTGCATGCCCACCGCCTCGGCGATGTCGTGCAGCACCAACGGCTTCATCGCCTCATCGCCATACTCCAGAAAGCCCCGCTGATGCTCGACGATTTGGGTCGCCACTTTCATCAGGGTTTCGTTACGGCTTTGCAGGCTTTTGATGAACCAGCGGGCTTCTTGCAACTGGTTGCGCATGAAGGTGTTGTCGGCGCTTGTGTCGGCGCGGCGCACGAAACCGGCGTATTGCGGATTCACCCGAAGGCGGGGAACGGCTTCCTGATTGAGTTCGACCAGCCAGCGCTCATTGTGCTTGCGCACGATGACATCTGGCACTACGTATTCGGCTTCGGTGGATTCGATCTGCGAGCCAGGGCGTGGGTTGAGGCTCTGGACCAGTTCGATGACCTGGCGCAGATCATCTTCCTTGATCTTCATGCGCCGCATCAGCTGCGCGTAGTCACGGCTGCCAAGCAGGTCGATGTAGTCGCTGACCAGTCGCTGGGCTTCGGCGAGCCATTTGGTCTTGGCCGGAAGCTGGCGCAGTTGCAGCAACAAGCACTCGCTAAGCGTGCGGGCGCCGACGCCAGCCGGCTCGAATTGCTGGATGCGGTGCAGCACGGCTTCGATTTCGTCCAGCTCGATGTCGAGTTCCGGGTCGAAGGCGTCCAGCAGCTCTTCCAGGGATTCGTCGAGGTAACCCTGATTGTTGATGCAGTCAATCAGCGTGACGGCGATCAAACGATCGGTATCCGACATCGGTGCCAGGTTCAGTTGCCAAAGCAGATGGCTTTGCAAGCTCTCGCCCGCCGACGTGCGCGTGGTGAAATCCCACTCGTCATCGTCATTGCTGGGCAGGCTGCTGGCGCTCGTCTGGTAGACATCCTCCCAGGCCGTATCGACGGGCAGTTCGTTGGGAATACGCTCGCTTTCGCTCCATTCGCCGTCTTCGAGATTGTCGACGGTGGGCGCGGATTCCTGGTAGGTCGGTTCCTGTACGTCAGGGTTGGGCTTTTGCTCGATATTGTCGGCCATGGGGTCGGCATTATCGAAATCGTCGCCTTCTTCCTGGCGCTCCAGCATCGGATTGGACTCCAGTGCCTCCTGAATTTCCTGTTGGAGATCCAGCGTCGACAGTTGGAGTAAGCGGATGGCCTGTTGCAGCTGCGGTGTCATCGTCAGCTGCTGGCCCATTCTCAAGACTAGCGAAGGTTTCATGGCAGGGGCTTAACACCTTATTCGCCGGCGCACATGGGCGCCATCCACTACTAGGGGCGCCGAGGCGCCAACTTAAGCAAATTATATGCCTGAACCCGGAGTGTTTGCCTAGGGTGTAATGACAATTTATGCGAGGTTGGCGATGAGGCGCATGCTGCGTTCGCCGACCAACCCCTTGCCATTGCGTGGTTTACAGGCGGAACTCGTGACCGAGATACACTTCCTTGACCAACTGGTTGGCCAGGATGGTTTCGGAATCGCCTTCTGCAATCAGTTGCCCATCGTTGACGATGTAAGCCGTTTCGCAGATGTCGAGTGTCTCACGGACGTTGTGGTCGGTGATCAGAACGCCGATACCCTTCGCCTTGAGATGGTAGATGATCTGCTTGATATCGCCCACGGAGATGGGGTCGACGCCCGCGAAGGGTTCGTCCAGCAGAATGAATTTCGGCGACGTCGCCAGTGCGCGTGCGATTTCCACTCGGCGGCGTTCGCCACCGGACAGGCTCATCCCGAGGTTGTCGCGGATGTGTGTGATATGGAATTCCTGCAGCAAGCTTTCCAGCTCTTTGCGGCGTCCTGCGCGATCGAGCTCCTTGCGGGTCTCGAGGATCGCCATGATGTTGTCCGACACCGACAGCTTGCGGAAGATCGACGCTTCCTGCGGCAGATAGCCGATACCGGCGCGAGCACGGCCATGCATCGGCTGGTGGCTCACGTCCTGGTCGTCGATCAGCACGCGGCCCTGATCGGCCTGAACCAGGCCGACGATCATGTAGAAGCACGTTGTCTTGCCTGCGCCGTTAGGGCCCAGGAGACCGACGATCTGGCCGCTGTCGATGGACAGGCTGACGTCACGTACGACTTGGCGGCTTTTGTAAGCCTTGGCCAAGTGTTGGGCTTTCAGCGTTGCCATTAAGGGGCCTTCTGCTGGTCGGTTTTCTTTTTCGGCTGGATCACCATGTCGACGCGAGGACGCGCTTCGGTCACCTTACTGCCGGTGGCGCGGCCAGCGCTGGCAAGTTTTCTCACCGTGTCATAGACGATCTTCTCGCCCTGAGTCACGTTGTTGTCCTTGTCGACTACCTTGGCCTTGTCGATCAATACGATGCGGTTTTGCGGCGCATGGTACTGGATCGTCACGCCCCAGCCCTGCACGGGTTTCGGGTCGCCGGCGGTCTGCAGTTGCTCGAAATACGCAAGGTTGCCGACAGAGGTCACGACATCGATATCACCAGCAGGGGTGCGAGTCATGGTCACCTTGTTGCCGGTAACCTTCATCGAACCCTGGGTGATGATCACGTTACCGGTGTAGGTGGCGATGCCTTGCTTGTCGTCCAGTTGGGCGTCATCGGCTTGAACACGGATGGGCTGATCCTGATCGTTCGGCAGAGCCCAGGCGCTCACGCTTCCCAGTGCTGCGCCCAGGCCAAGCAAAATAGGGAGGGTTTTAAGGAGCCTCATACTGTCCTCTTGCGTTCGATAGCAGGTGTATCCTGCTTTCTTTTAGATAGGCTTTCATACCCGTACCGGTGCTCACACCGTTGAAACCGTCGATTCTAACGGGTTGCGCGGTTTCCGCATATTGCTTCTGAGGGAAGACAGTCATGCGGGTGCTGGTGATGATCGTGGTGCGGTTCTTTTCGTCCGTGCGGTTGATGCGAACCTTGTCGATCAGCTCGACATGATCGCCTCCTGGCGACACTTCGGCGCGCACGCTCTGCACGTGCCAGGGAAACTCCGATCCGCGAAACATCTGCAAAACCGGGGTCGTCATCAGGGTTACGTCGGTGGCCTTGAGGTGCTCGACCTTGTCGGCGGTCATGTCATATTGCATTGACCCATCCGGCAGGTACTGGATGCTGTGCGCGTTCATCGCGTAATAATCGATGGCGTTCTCATCCACGGCCGCTTTGGGTTGATCCATGAAGCTTTCCGGGCTGATGTTCCAATAGCCGGCCGCTGCAAGCAGTACCGCCAGCACACCGAAGATCAGGAACGTACGAATTCTTTTGCTCAGCATAAATGCACTTCTATAAGTAGGCGGCGTGGGCCGCTTCGAGGTTGTCCTGAGCTGTCAGGATCAACTCGCAGAATTCCCGGGCGGCGCCTTCGCCGCCTCGTGCCTGGGTCGTGCCATGCGCATGCTGGCGGACAAATCCGGCGGCATTGGCCACAGCCATGCCCAGACCGACACGGCGGATCACCGGCAGGTCAGGCAGGTCATCACCCAGATAGGCGACCTGTTCGTAGCTTAGGTTCAGTTGCTGCAAAAGCTCGTCGAGCACCACCAGTTTGTCTTCGCGTCCCTGATAAAGATGCGCGATGCCCAGGTTTTTGGCGCGGCGTTCGACCACCGGCGTCTTGCGGCCGCTGATGATAGCGGTGATCACCCCCGAGTTGATCAGCATCTTGATGCCCTGGCCATCGAGGGTATTGAAGGTCTTGAACTCGCTGCCGTCTTCCAGAAAATACAGTCGGCCATCGGTCAGCACGCCATCGACATCGAAGACGGCCAGCTTGATGCCTTTGCCGCGCTGCATCAATTCGCTGTTGTTGAGGTTGTCGGCGCTCATTTACATCACTCCCGCACGCAGCAGATCCTGAAGGTTGAACGCACCCACCGGGCAGTCGTTCCCGTCGACAACGATCAGCGCACTGATCTTGTTGTCTTCCATGATTTTCAGCGCTTCGGCTGCCAGCATGTCGGCACGGACGGTTTTACCGTGAACGGTCATGACGTCATCGATGGTCGCTTGGCGGATGTCGATGTCGCGGTCCAGGGTCCGGCGCAAATCGCCGTCGGTGAAGATCCCTGCCAGTCGGCCATCGGCTTCGACAATGGCGGTCATGCCCAGGCCCTTGCGGGTCATTTCCATCAGCGAATCACGCAATGGCGTGCCGCGGGCGACTTTCGGCAGTTCGGCCTCAGTGTGCATGACGTGCTCGACCTTGAGCAGCAGGCGGCGACCCAGCGCGCCACCGGGGTGCGAGAATGCGAAATCTTCAGCCGTGAAACCGCGCGCATCCAACAGGGCCACGGCCAGCGCATCGCCCATGACCAATGCAGCAGTGGTCGAGGAGGTGGGCGCCAGGTTAAGTGGGCAGGCTTCTTTTTCGACTCGGGCATTGAGGTTGACGTCCGCCGCCTTCGCCAGCGTCGACTCGGGGTTGCCGGTCAGGCTGATGAGCTTGATGCCCAGGCGTTTGATCAAGGGCAACAGCGTCACGATCTCTGCGGTGGTGCCCGAGTTGGACAGCGCGAGAATGATGTCGGCGCTGGTGATCATGCCCATGTCGCCGTGGCTGGCTTCGGCAGGATGGACGAAAAACGACGGGGTGCCGGTGCTGGCCAGTGTGGCCGCGATCTTTTTGCCAATGTGGCCGGACTTGCCCATGCCGACCACGACCACGCGGCCTTGGCTCGCAAGAATCATCTCGCAAGCGTTCACGAAATCCGCATCGATATGTGCCAGCAGACCTTCGACGGCCTCGATTTCGAGGCGGATGGTGCACTGGGCAGATTGAATCAGGTCGCGGGCGTTGGTCATGTCGAGAATAGGGTCGGTCGGGTGAAAAGGCGGGGATTATAGCGACAATGTTGAAAACCCTCACGCTTCATCGTCGCTGTTTGTTTAATAGAAGCTTGCGGTCCGTCAGTTCTCGTTCAGCAAAGGTGTGTTGGCGGTGCAGGAAAATTCCTCGGCGTCTGAAATATCTGTCCCTATTAACGACTTGCCGTGTTGGAGCTTTGGCGGCGTTCGACAGCGGTGTTATAGTTCGCCGCTTGTTCGGCCCCTCCAGACAGTGTGTCGTTCGTCAAGGACGCGGCATCTGAGAGACAGGCTGTATCGCAAGGAGTTTAGATGAGCGCCGATAACGCCTACGCGGTCGAATTGAAGGGAGTGTCCTTCAAGCGCGGCTCGCGCAGCATCTTCAATAATGTCGATATCCGCATCCCCCGGGGCAAAGTCACCGGCATCATGGGGCCGTCGGGCAGTGGCAAGACCACGTTGCTGCGCCTGATGGGCGCACAACTGCGTCCGAGCAGCGGCGAAGTCTGGGTCAATGGCCAGAACCTGCCGAAGCTTTCACGCAGCGATCTCTTCGATGCACGTAAGCAAATGGGCGTGCTGTTCCAGAGTGGCGCGCTGTTTACCGACCTCGATGTCTTCGAGAACGTTGCGTTCCCGCTCCGAGTGCACACCAAGCTGCCAGAAGACATGATCCGCGACATCGTGCTGCTGAAACTACAGGCGGTCGGGCTGCGCGGCGCTGTCGAGTTGATGCCCGATGAGCTGTCTGGCGGCATGAAGCGTCGGGTCGCGCTGGCCCGGGCAATTGCGCTCGATCCTCAGATTCTCATGTACGACGAGCCCTTCGTCGGGCAGGACCCGATTGCCATGGGCGTCCTGGTGCGCCTGATCCGCCTGCTCAACGATGCATTGGGCATCACCAGTGTCGTGGTCTCTCACGACCTGGCCGAGACGGCGAGTATCGCTGACTATCTCTATGTCGTCGGTGACGGGCAGGTGCTGGGGCAAGGTACGCCCCAGGAACTGATGCAGTCGGATAACCCGCGCATTCGACAATTCATGACAGGGGATCCAGACGGCCCCGTGCCTTTCCACTATCCGGCACCGGATTATCGCGAAGATCTTTTGGGGAAGCGCTGATGCGCAGAAAGTCATTGATGGATCGTGTTCGCCTGATGGGGCGCTCCGCGATCGATATTGTTGCAGTGTTGGGGCGTTCGGGGATTTTTCTGGTTCATGCCTTGTTGGGGCGAGGCGGAATCGGCGGCGGTTTTCAATTGTTGGTTCGCCAGTTGTATTCGGTCGGTGTCATGTCGCTGGCGATCATCGTCGTGTCGGGCATTTTCATCGGCATGGTGCTCGCTCTGCAGGGGTTCAGCATTCTCGCCAAGTACGGTTCCGAACAGGCCGTGGGGCAGATGGTTGCCTTGACGTTGCTGCGTGAGCTGGGCCCGGTCGTCACAGCGTTGCTGTTTGCTGGCCGTGCGGGTTCAGCGTTGACCGCCGAAATCGGCAACATGAAGTCCACAGAACAGTTGTCCAGCCTGGAAATGATCGGCGTCGATCCGCTGAAATACATTGCCGCGCCTCGCTTGTGGGCCGGTTTCATTTCGTTGCCGGTGTTGGCCATCATCTTCAGCGTGGTCGGCATCTGGGGCGGTTCATGGGTCGCCGTTGACTGGCTGGGCGTCTATGAAGGCTCCTTCTGGGCGAACATGCAGAACAGTGTTTCCTTCCCGAACGATGTAATCAACGGTGTCATCAAAAGCGTCGTCTTCGCCTTTGTGGTCACCTGGATCGCCGTGTTCCAAGGTTATGACTGCGAGCCCACTTCAGAGGGCATCAGTCGCGCCACGACCAAGACCGTGGTCTACGCCTCATTGGCCGTACTGGGCCTGGACTTTATTTTGACCGCCTTGATGTTTGGAGACTTCTGATGCAAAACCGCACCCTCGAAACCGGTGTCGGCCTGTTCCTGCTGGCCGGGATTCTGGCTTTGCTCTTGCTCGCCCTGCGCGTCAGCGGTCTGAGCGCCAGCACGACCAACGACAGTTATAAACTTTATGCAAATTTCGACAATATCGCCGGTTTGACTGTCAGAGCGAAGGTGACCATGGCCGGTGTGACCATCGGCAAGGTCACTGCAATCGATCTGGACCACGATACTTTCGCGGCGCGCGTGACCATGGACGTGGATAAGCGGGTGAACAACCTGCCTTCGGACTCCACTGCGTCCATCCTGACCGCTGGCTTGCTGGGCGAGAAATACGTCGGC
It contains:
- the lptC gene encoding LPS export ABC transporter periplasmic protein LptC, which produces MLSKRIRTFLIFGVLAVLLAAAGYWNISPESFMDQPKAAVDENAIDYYAMNAHSIQYLPDGSMQYDMTADKVEHLKATDVTLMTTPVLQMFRGSEFPWHVQSVRAEVSPGGDHVELIDKVRINRTDEKNRTTIITSTRMTVFPQKQYAETAQPVRIDGFNGVSTGTGMKAYLKESRIHLLSNARGQYEAP
- the ptsN gene encoding PTS IIA-like nitrogen regulatory protein PtsN, with amino-acid sequence MIRLENILTPGRSLVNVPGGSKKAVLEEIAKLIGQQVPEFDWQTVYESLIAREKLGSTGFGNGIAIPHCRLKGCTAPVSAVLHLERPVDFDAIDGAPVDLLFVLLVPEAATDAHLELLRQIASMLDRADVRASLRGAKSSEELYNVVLNVQNGH
- the lptB gene encoding LPS export ABC transporter ATP-binding protein yields the protein MATLKAQHLAKAYKSRQVVRDVSLSIDSGQIVGLLGPNGAGKTTCFYMIVGLVQADQGRVLIDDQDVSHQPMHGRARAGIGYLPQEASIFRKLSVSDNIMAILETRKELDRAGRRKELESLLQEFHITHIRDNLGMSLSGGERRRVEIARALATSPKFILLDEPFAGVDPISVGDIKQIIYHLKAKGIGVLITDHNVRETLDICETAYIVNDGQLIAEGDSETILANQLVKEVYLGHEFRL
- a CDS encoding RNA polymerase factor sigma-54; translated protein: MKPSLVLRMGQQLTMTPQLQQAIRLLQLSTLDLQQEIQEALESNPMLERQEEGDDFDNADPMADNIEQKPNPDVQEPTYQESAPTVDNLEDGEWSESERIPNELPVDTAWEDVYQTSASSLPSNDDDEWDFTTRTSAGESLQSHLLWQLNLAPMSDTDRLIAVTLIDCINNQGYLDESLEELLDAFDPELDIELDEIEAVLHRIQQFEPAGVGARTLSECLLLQLRQLPAKTKWLAEAQRLVSDYIDLLGSRDYAQLMRRMKIKEDDLRQVIELVQSLNPRPGSQIESTEAEYVVPDVIVRKHNERWLVELNQEAVPRLRVNPQYAGFVRRADTSADNTFMRNQLQEARWFIKSLQSRNETLMKVATQIVEHQRGFLEYGDEAMKPLVLHDIAEAVGMHESTISRVTTQKFMHTPRGIYELKYFFSSHVSTSEGGECSSTAIRAIIKKLVAAENQKKPLSDSKIAGLLEAQGIQVARRTVAKYRESLGIAPSSERKRLM
- a CDS encoding HAD family hydrolase, with product MQRGKGIKLAVFDVDGVLTDGRLYFLEDGSEFKTFNTLDGQGIKMLINSGVITAIISGRKTPVVERRAKNLGIAHLYQGREDKLVVLDELLQQLNLSYEQVAYLGDDLPDLPVIRRVGLGMAVANAAGFVRQHAHGTTQARGGEGAAREFCELILTAQDNLEAAHAAYL
- a CDS encoding sensor domain-containing diguanylate cyclase; amino-acid sequence: MTFTPASVHRAWSRPEKMLMSGSVLAVVAILMIVASLLIREHGSATESAVQSANNVVQLIDADVQRNAELYDTSLQGMIATWQDPEVIALAPQLRQLVIFDRSTAAPYKGDLVILDETGDIVADSLSVIPREDNFSDRPVFQQHRESASTTMRVGGPFKARWGFKDWCISFSRRLPSPDGRFIGIASASMRLTYFNQLFRGLDIGKGSTVNLISADGILLARQAEQPDKYAIGRDFSGLPNFQRILKTNSGSFTAVSDLDGTTRLYTFSRVGDLPLIVIVAQSKDVVYAVWKRNAALVAGATSLLCLGILWLSYLLGKQLKLRHLAERELAELASTDGLTGLANRRRLDQVFRQEWSRGMRSGKPLSLLMIDVDHFKAFNDRHGHHGGDVALRNVAQTLANTIRRPGDLAARYGGEEFLVVLPETDLQGARIIAEKIRVAIESLPPYAGDRHSVTVSIGIASRQPNAGDKQAQLFSDADEALYRAKHNGRNRTEFNPPSKTA
- a CDS encoding ATP-binding cassette domain-containing protein, with translation MSADNAYAVELKGVSFKRGSRSIFNNVDIRIPRGKVTGIMGPSGSGKTTLLRLMGAQLRPSSGEVWVNGQNLPKLSRSDLFDARKQMGVLFQSGALFTDLDVFENVAFPLRVHTKLPEDMIRDIVLLKLQAVGLRGAVELMPDELSGGMKRRVALARAIALDPQILMYDEPFVGQDPIAMGVLVRLIRLLNDALGITSVVVSHDLAETASIADYLYVVGDGQVLGQGTPQELMQSDNPRIRQFMTGDPDGPVPFHYPAPDYREDLLGKR
- a CDS encoding HPr family phosphocarrier protein produces the protein MPAHQITIINKLGLHARAAAKFVGVAGKYPCQIRVGRTPDSMVDGKSIMAVMMLAAGKGTEIHLLTEGDDEHAALEGLIELINNKFDEGE
- the lptA gene encoding lipopolysaccharide transport periplasmic protein LptA, whose product is MRLLKTLPILLGLGAALGSVSAWALPNDQDQPIRVQADDAQLDDKQGIATYTGNVIITQGSMKVTGNKVTMTRTPAGDIDVVTSVGNLAYFEQLQTAGDPKPVQGWGVTIQYHAPQNRIVLIDKAKVVDKDNNVTQGEKIVYDTVRKLASAGRATGSKVTEARPRVDMVIQPKKKTDQQKAP
- the rapZ gene encoding RNase adapter RapZ gives rise to the protein MRMIIVSGRSGSGKSTALDVLEDSGFYCVDNLPAGLLPELAERALINTELAEPLLAVSIDARNVPSHLTRFPRMLEEVRARHIQCDVLFLDAEESTLLKRFSETRRRHPLSNATRSLAEAIRDEKTLLGPIIDLADLTIDTTHLNLYQLRDTLKLRLLNKPEPGTAFLIESFGFKRGMPVDADLVFDVRCLPNPYWKPELREQSGLDQPVADYLAAQPDVEEMFQDISSYLTKWLPRFAASNRAYVTIAIGCTGGHHRSVYLTERLGQVLQQSLKNVQVRHRDLS
- the raiA gene encoding ribosome-associated translation inhibitor RaiA gives rise to the protein MQVNISGHQLEVTKPLREYIELKLKKLEGHFDKITNVQVTMAVEKLKQKIEATLHIHGGEVVANAEHDDMYAAIDLLTDKLDRQLLKHKEKQQSILKGAAAR
- the mlaE gene encoding lipid asymmetry maintenance ABC transporter permease subunit MlaE produces the protein MRRKSLMDRVRLMGRSAIDIVAVLGRSGIFLVHALLGRGGIGGGFQLLVRQLYSVGVMSLAIIVVSGIFIGMVLALQGFSILAKYGSEQAVGQMVALTLLRELGPVVTALLFAGRAGSALTAEIGNMKSTEQLSSLEMIGVDPLKYIAAPRLWAGFISLPVLAIIFSVVGIWGGSWVAVDWLGVYEGSFWANMQNSVSFPNDVINGVIKSVVFAFVVTWIAVFQGYDCEPTSEGISRATTKTVVYASLAVLGLDFILTALMFGDF
- the mlaD gene encoding outer membrane lipid asymmetry maintenance protein MlaD, giving the protein MQNRTLETGVGLFLLAGILALLLLALRVSGLSASTTNDSYKLYANFDNIAGLTVRAKVTMAGVTIGKVTAIDLDHDTFAARVTMDVDKRVNNLPSDSTASILTAGLLGEKYVGISVGGDDQLLKDGGTIHDTQSSLVLEDLIGKFLLNTVNKDAK
- a CDS encoding KpsF/GutQ family sugar-phosphate isomerase, whose protein sequence is MTNARDLIQSAQCTIRLEIEAVEGLLAHIDADFVNACEMILASQGRVVVVGMGKSGHIGKKIAATLASTGTPSFFVHPAEASHGDMGMITSADIILALSNSGTTAEIVTLLPLIKRLGIKLISLTGNPESTLAKAADVNLNARVEKEACPLNLAPTSSTTAALVMGDALAVALLDARGFTAEDFAFSHPGGALGRRLLLKVEHVMHTEAELPKVARGTPLRDSLMEMTRKGLGMTAIVEADGRLAGIFTDGDLRRTLDRDIDIRQATIDDVMTVHGKTVRADMLAAEALKIMEDNKISALIVVDGNDCPVGAFNLQDLLRAGVM